A region from the Sphaerodactylus townsendi isolate TG3544 linkage group LG01, MPM_Stown_v2.3, whole genome shotgun sequence genome encodes:
- the INTS5 gene encoding integrator complex subunit 5 gives MSALCDPAGVVGPPGSAPSPKPAAASPSLSSQELAQEIKAFLSGVDPVHGNKLTIKEHARCAILLLRSLPPARSAVLDHLRGVFDEYVCTYLLDLENSEGRLSCVRSQGPNLDDVVQEIQAVLSEFIRMNPKAWAALVSAWSIDLMGQLSSKYAGRHGVPHASSLNELLQLWMSCKATRTLMEIYTQCLSSMISTCPDACVDALLDTSVQHSPHFDWVVAHIGSSFPNTIINRVLSCGLKDFCMHGTASADLLLFPSTTTADKRVPKIASVVGILGHLASRHSESIKQELLRMFHGSLGPARDQQQKATVPFLLQLAVMSPTLLGTISAELVNSLKPGVLNQLHQHFASLPREDLENMVSIVVHLICQTSGGAYHTLQFLINTAMPASVITTPGLAVHDSVREACDRIIQLLLLNLQKLVYNRGSASLAETSPRTVPFLDELKGHVQELCVETLRLERKRFLWQHQLLILLSVYCTPSCGSEALFYLLTLAKSQDELSLATQLYAVLSSCMSDLLPSTVKKCVCQIHAGSLSEQHTTQLFQNMALIMQWEDEGPASMGHQLGQAVSSHLYDFGQLLLHHNPEVARAASLLLSVCPMPKAMQPAHLLFLIRSAVHHFFLVLRHKCPTGISFGSRLLFCLSGTSPTAGKAILQYLVEGALHPGNAEIFGGVAEPPAAGNSAGLDGARVSLLDVNRHFMTAMNFSGSIWSVFHVGVIGKGLKLPHTPYQREPEEIAHNVQTFLNLLLRCCGLGRYGSEPSQRTIAAVSPEAAKTVAVVLVETVCPDVTNSELAWPPEEHTRNTVERDIQIGRCFRDNPLLFHLLNLVAAGRPALCYCSVLLRGLLATLMAHWEGSRENDTVSSPWHLQASCSLVACLGEGHLLPSVLSNMHEIFDQLTPFEVHLLLLSVWDYMRDNSPLPQKFTFDARTGLFFRDFSRDIDVGKYLCVLHNVLHKNIDRLGLLSVRFQN, from the exons ATGTCTGCTCTGTGCGATCCCGCGGGGGTTGTCGGTCCTCCAGGGTCCGCCCCCAGCCCGAAACCGGCAGCCGCCTCGCCGTCACTCAG TTCTCAGGAGCTGGCCCAGGAGATCAAAGCGTTCCTTAGCGGAGTAGACCCTGTACATGGTAACAAGCTCACCATCAAGGAGCATGCCCGATGTGCCATTCTGCTCCTGCGCAGCCTCCCCCCTGCTCGCAGTGCTGTCCTGGACCATCTTCGAGGTGTCTTTGATGAGTACGTGTGCACCTACTTGCTGGACCTGGAAAACAGTGAAGGCAGGCTGAGTTGTGTCCGCTCCCAAGGTCCCAACCTAGACGACGTGGTTCAAGAGATCCAGGCTGTGCTGTCTGAGTTCATTCGCATGAATCCCAAGGCATGGGCAGCCTTGGTCTCAGCCTGGTCTATCGACCTGATGGGGCAGCTGAGCAGCAAGTATGCTGGCCGCCACGGCGTGCCCCATGCCAGCAGCCTCAATGAATTGCTGCAGCTGTGGATGTCTTGCAAGGCAACGCGGACTCTGATGGAGATCTACACACAGTGCCTCTCATCTATGATCAGCACCTGCCCGGACGCTTGTGTAGATGCCCTCCTGGACACTTCTGTTCAGCACTCACCGCATTTTGACTGGGTAGTAGCTCACATTGGGTCATCTTTCCCCAACACAATCATTAATCGGGTGCTCTCCTGTGGCCTCAAGGATTTCTGCATGCACGGGACAGCCTCGGCTGACCTCCTTCTCTTCCCGAGCACCACCACTGCTGACAAGAGGGTTCCTAAGATTGCCTCCGTGGTGGGCATCCTGGGTCACTTGGCCTCTCGCCATTCCGAGAGCATCAAGCAGGAGCTGCTGAGGATGTTCCACGGGAGCTTGGGCCCCGCACGGgaccagcagcagaaagccactgTGCCCTTCTTGCTGCAGTTGGCTGTCATGTCCCCGACTCTGCTGGGCACCATCTCAGCAGAACTTGTGAACTCTCTCAAGCCAGGTGTTCTCAACCAACTCCACCAACATTTTGCGTCGTTGCCTCGGGAGGATCTGGAGAACATGGTCAGCATTGTGGTCCACCTCATTTGCCAGACATCAGGAGGTGCCTACCATACCCTCCAGTTCCTCATCAACACAGCCATGCCAGCTTCTGTCATCACCACCCCAGGCTTGGCTGTCCACGACAGCGTGCGAGAAGCTTGTGACCGCatcatccagctgctgctgctcaacCTTCAGAAGCTGGTGTACAACCGAGGGTCGGCCAGCTTAGCGGAGACTTCGCCCCGGACTGTGCCTTTCTTGGACGAGCTGAAGGGCCACGTGCAAGAGCTTTGTGTGGAGACGCTGCGGTTGGAGAGGAAGCGTTTCTTGTGGCAGCACCAGCTGCTCATCCTTCTATCGGTGTACTGCACCCCGAGCTGTGGCAGCGAGGCCCTCTTCTACTTACTGACTCTGGCTAAGAGCCAGGACGAACTGAGTCTAGCAACCCAACTTTATGCTGTGCTTAGCTCTTGCATGAGCGACCTGTTACCCTCCACAGTCAAAAAGTGTGTGTGCCAGATCCATGCGGGCAGCCTGTCTGAACAGCACACAACTCAGCTGTTCCAAAACATGGCCTTGATCATGCAGTGGGAGGATGAGGGCCCTGCCTCCATGGGTCACCAGCTGGGCCAGGCAGTCTCATCACACCTCTACGACTTTGGCCAGCTCCTGCTGCATCACAACCCGGAGGTCGCCCGGGCTGCTTCCTTGCTGCTTTCTGTTTGCCCCATGCCCAAAGCCATGCAGCCAGCTCATCTGCTGTTTCTCATCCGGTCtgctgtgcaccattttttcctcGTGTTGCGTCACAAGTGCCCCACGGGCATCAGCTTTGGGAGCCGCCTCCTCTTTTGTCTGAGCGGGACCTCTCCCACAGCTGGCAAAGCCATTCTCCAGTACTTGGTGGAGGGAGCTTTGCACCCAGGCAACGCTGAGATCTTTGGCGGCGTGGCCGAGCCCCCTGCTGCTGGAAACAGTGCCGGTTTGGATGGCGCCAGGGTCTCCCTACTGGACGTCAACAGGCACTTTATGACCGCCATGAACTTCTCAGGCAGCATATGGTCCGTGTTCCATGTGGGGGTGATCGGGAAGGGGCTGAAGCTGCCCCACACTCCATATCAACGGGAACCAGAAGAGATCGCCCATAATGTCCAGACCTTTCTGAATCTGCTGCTGCGGTGCTGTGGGTTGGGGAGGTACGGCTCAGAGCCCTCCCAGCGAACAATAGCAGCTGTCAGTCCTGAGGCAGCCAAGACGGTGGCTGTGGTCCTAGTGGAGACCGTCTGCCCCGATGTCACCAACAGCGAGCTAGCATGGCCTCCTGAAGAACACACCCGTAACACCGTGGAGCGGGACATCCAGATAGGACGGTGCTTCCGGGACAACCCTCTGCTCTTTCATCTTCTGAACTTGGTTGCAGCCGGGAGGCCAGCTTTGTGCTACTGCTCCGTCTTGCTCCGGGGCCTCCTGGCCACGCTCATGGCCCATTGGGAGGGTTCGCGGGAGAACGACACCGTCAGCTCCCCCTGGCACTTGCAGGCCTCCTGTTCCCTGGTGGCCTGCTTGGGAgaaggccacctcctgccctctgtTCTCAGCAATATGCACGAGATCTTTGACCAGCTCACCCCTTTTGAGGTCCACCTCTTGCTCCTCAGTGTCTGGGACTACATGCGCGATAACAGCCCACTGCCCCAGAAGTTCACCTTCGACGCCAGAACAGGGCTGTTCTTTCGGGACTTTTCCAGAGACATTGACGTTGGCAAATACCTCTGCGTGTTGCACAACGTCCTTCACAAGAACATTGACCGGCTGGGTCTGCTGTCTGTGCGGTTCCAGAATTAA